In one Pseudodesulfovibrio tunisiensis genomic region, the following are encoded:
- the map gene encoding type I methionyl aminopeptidase: protein MTIKNKDQIALMREAGKLLWETHQVAREMVEPGVSTAQINQAVEDFIEGHNAEPLFKGVPGDITPFPAAVCASVNEQIVHGIPNDRPLEKGDLVSLDIGLRLNGWCADCACSHAVDEVDEEKAKLLKVTEECLRIAIREMKPGVMWSTIARNMASHARHNGFSVVEELVGHGIGTEMWEEPAVPNYHTRGLPDFRLHEGMVLAVEPMVNAGKRNIVRLSDHWTICTRDGKPSAHFEHDIAITAKGCRVLSCGPHGEGWAL, encoded by the coding sequence ATGACCATAAAAAACAAGGATCAGATCGCGCTCATGCGCGAAGCCGGCAAGCTGCTGTGGGAAACCCATCAGGTTGCGCGGGAAATGGTCGAGCCGGGCGTGAGCACCGCGCAGATCAATCAGGCAGTGGAAGATTTCATCGAAGGACACAACGCGGAGCCGCTCTTCAAGGGCGTGCCAGGAGACATCACCCCGTTTCCGGCCGCGGTGTGCGCATCCGTGAACGAACAGATCGTGCACGGCATTCCCAATGACAGACCGCTGGAAAAGGGCGACCTCGTTTCCCTGGACATCGGGCTGCGGCTCAACGGCTGGTGCGCGGACTGCGCCTGCTCCCACGCCGTGGACGAAGTGGACGAGGAAAAGGCAAAGCTGCTCAAGGTGACCGAGGAATGCCTGCGCATCGCCATCCGGGAAATGAAGCCCGGTGTGATGTGGAGCACCATTGCCCGGAACATGGCTTCCCATGCCCGTCACAACGGATTCTCCGTGGTCGAGGAACTCGTGGGGCACGGCATCGGTACGGAAATGTGGGAAGAACCCGCCGTGCCCAACTACCATACCCGCGGCCTGCCCGACTTCCGCCTGCACGAAGGCATGGTTCTGGCCGTGGAACCCATGGTCAACGCGGGCAAGCGCAACATTGTGCGCCTGTCCGACCACTGGACCATCTGCACGCGCGACGGCAAGCCCTCCGCGCATTTCGAGCACGACATCGCCATCACGGCCAAAGGCTGCCGCGTGCTGTCCTGCGGTCCGCACGGCGAAGGCTGGGCCCTGTAG
- a CDS encoding Lrp/AsnC family transcriptional regulator, which translates to MAMQFTETESNILALAGGDLPDSPHPFRDIAELCGVDEQTVIDLIRGLKDTGVIRRFGATLRHQKAGYGHNAMVAWRVPDERANEVGEICAARPEVSHCYIRRTYPEWTYNLYTMIHGEHETHVREVVAELERETGISDHCTLRSLKELKKTSMVYFKYKED; encoded by the coding sequence ATGGCTATGCAATTCACCGAGACCGAATCGAACATTCTGGCCCTGGCCGGGGGTGATCTTCCGGATTCCCCCCATCCGTTCCGCGACATTGCCGAGTTGTGCGGCGTGGACGAGCAGACCGTGATCGACCTGATCCGGGGACTCAAGGACACGGGCGTGATCCGCAGGTTCGGCGCGACGCTCCGGCACCAGAAGGCGGGCTACGGCCACAACGCCATGGTGGCGTGGCGCGTTCCGGACGAACGGGCGAACGAGGTCGGCGAAATCTGCGCGGCCCGGCCCGAGGTGAGCCACTGCTACATCCGGCGCACCTATCCGGAGTGGACCTACAATCTGTACACCATGATCCACGGCGAGCATGAAACCCATGTCCGGGAAGTGGTGGCCGAACTGGAACGGGAAACCGGCATTTCGGATCACTGCACGTTGCGCTCCCTCAAGGAACTCAAGAAAACCTCAATGGTCTATTTCAAATACAAAGAGGATTAG
- a CDS encoding GNAT family N-acetyltransferase — protein MIEYEEYGAEALDRIQPLWEMLNRHHAERSTRFRERFEQLAFATRRQHLLKQAGNGKLRLWMARNTTTGRDEGYCVVVLGNDGSGEVASLFVHPEARKRGLGHELMTRALNWLEKAGATTKSITVVAGNEETFDFYARYGFFPSCTCLQQQKPR, from the coding sequence ATGATCGAATACGAGGAATACGGAGCCGAGGCACTGGATCGCATCCAGCCGTTATGGGAAATGCTGAATCGGCATCACGCCGAGAGGTCCACACGCTTTCGCGAACGCTTCGAACAATTGGCGTTTGCCACGCGCAGGCAACACCTCCTGAAGCAGGCGGGAAACGGGAAATTGCGTCTGTGGATGGCCCGCAACACGACAACCGGCCGGGATGAGGGCTATTGCGTGGTCGTACTCGGAAACGACGGCTCGGGCGAGGTGGCATCCCTGTTCGTGCATCCCGAAGCCCGAAAGCGCGGTCTGGGGCACGAACTCATGACCCGCGCCCTGAACTGGCTGGAGAAAGCCGGAGCCACGACGAAAAGCATCACCGTGGTTGCAGGCAACGAGGAAACGTTCGACTTCTATGCCCGGTACGGATTCTTCCCCAGCTGCACCTGTCTGCAACAGCAGAAGCCGCGCTAG
- the hemL gene encoding glutamate-1-semialdehyde 2,1-aminomutase has protein sequence MDSKTLYAKAQTLMPGGVNSPLRACRYVNSDPVFIERAQGAYIWDVEGRKYIDYVLSWGPQLLGHCEPSVNEAAHKAVDLGSSYGAPCAGEVELAELIAEIVPSIEMMRMVSSGTEATMSALRLARGYTGRDKVVKFIGNYHGHNDAFLAAAGSAAQAVPGTPGVPEDIVRHTLLAHYNDLDKVREHFETVGDQIACVIVEPVAGNMGLVLPQPGFLQGLRDLCTQYGALLIFDEVITGFRMSLGGAQARFGITPDLTTMGKIIGGGFPVGCYGGKREIMEHMAPCGGVFQAGTLSGNPVAMAAGVATLKRLKECDYDALEARTTKFTAELCDILRGKGQPITLQHMASAFTMYFTDRPIRNMNDTSTTDCDAYAKFWNQMRDQGINLAPAGFECTFTSFAHSDEDLERTLDAARKVTF, from the coding sequence ATGGATTCCAAGACCCTGTATGCCAAGGCACAGACCCTGATGCCCGGCGGCGTGAACAGCCCGCTCCGGGCCTGCCGCTACGTGAACAGCGACCCCGTCTTCATCGAACGCGCCCAGGGCGCGTACATCTGGGACGTGGAAGGCCGCAAATACATCGACTACGTCCTGAGCTGGGGGCCCCAGCTTCTGGGCCACTGCGAACCGAGCGTGAACGAGGCCGCGCACAAGGCCGTGGACCTCGGCTCCAGCTACGGCGCACCCTGCGCGGGCGAGGTCGAGCTGGCCGAACTCATTGCCGAGATCGTCCCGTCCATCGAGATGATGCGCATGGTCTCCTCGGGCACCGAGGCCACCATGTCGGCCCTGCGTCTGGCGCGCGGCTACACGGGCCGGGACAAGGTCGTCAAGTTCATCGGCAACTACCACGGCCACAATGACGCATTTCTGGCTGCCGCCGGTTCCGCTGCCCAGGCCGTGCCCGGCACCCCGGGCGTGCCCGAGGACATCGTGCGGCACACCCTACTGGCCCATTACAATGATTTGGACAAGGTGCGCGAGCACTTCGAAACCGTGGGCGACCAGATCGCCTGCGTGATCGTGGAGCCGGTGGCCGGCAACATGGGACTGGTTCTGCCCCAGCCCGGATTTCTGCAGGGATTGCGCGACCTGTGCACCCAGTACGGCGCCCTGCTGATCTTCGACGAGGTCATCACCGGCTTCCGCATGTCCCTTGGCGGCGCACAGGCACGGTTCGGCATCACCCCGGACCTGACCACCATGGGCAAGATCATCGGCGGCGGTTTCCCGGTGGGCTGCTACGGCGGCAAGCGGGAGATCATGGAACACATGGCCCCGTGCGGCGGCGTGTTCCAGGCCGGAACCCTGTCCGGCAATCCGGTGGCCATGGCTGCGGGCGTGGCCACGCTCAAGCGGCTCAAGGAATGCGACTACGACGCGCTGGAAGCCCGCACCACGAAGTTCACGGCCGAACTCTGCGACATCCTGCGGGGCAAGGGCCAGCCCATCACGCTCCAGCACATGGCCTCGGCCTTCACCATGTATTTCACGGACAGGCCGATCCGCAACATGAACGACACCAGCACCACGGATTGCGACGCCTACGCGAAATTCTGGAACCAGATGCGCGATCAGGGCATCAATCTGGCCCCGGCCGGATTCGAATGCACGTTCACGTCCTTTGCCCACTCGGACGAAGATCTGGAACGCACGCTGGATGCCGCGCGCAAGGTCACGTTCTAG
- a CDS encoding MATE family efflux transporter, translated as MQAVSAEDRTDLTARPIPELVRQVALPASVGYFFHTMYNVVDTWWAGRIHTEAVAALALALPVIFMITSVGSGIATGSTALMGTALGAKDREQASLVAVQTMSFGLVTSVLLAWLGLTFSPDIFRFLGAEGQYLETCLAYMNPLFACCATILFIYLFNAVLQSRGDTRSFRNMLILGALLNVALDPWFIHGGFGLPAMGIAGVAWSTVLIQAVGCVYLGIKARRTGLLCTNRGRNLIPHPRLYAEIARQGFPASLNFITMALGVIVILRFISDFGAEASAAYGVATRIEQIVLLPTIGLNVAALTITAQNFGACHMERVRELFFTNLKYGAWLLLPCALPVFLLAEPLMATFTDSARVTAIGAQYLRIAAFVLYAYVIIFVSTSALQGMKRPMFAIWMGVSRQIIAPGLLFYFFTKVLGFGLLAVWWSIAIVVWASAFVAFWYARRTFYRIECGEDF; from the coding sequence ATGCAAGCAGTTTCCGCGGAAGACAGAACCGATCTGACCGCGCGTCCCATTCCCGAACTGGTCCGGCAGGTGGCACTTCCGGCCAGCGTGGGATATTTTTTTCACACCATGTACAATGTGGTGGATACCTGGTGGGCCGGGCGGATTCACACCGAAGCCGTGGCCGCGCTGGCATTGGCCCTGCCCGTGATCTTCATGATCACGTCCGTGGGCAGCGGCATTGCCACCGGCTCCACCGCGCTCATGGGCACGGCTCTCGGCGCGAAGGACAGGGAGCAGGCTTCGCTCGTGGCCGTGCAGACCATGAGTTTCGGGCTGGTGACCAGCGTTCTGCTGGCATGGCTCGGCCTGACCTTTTCCCCGGACATCTTCCGGTTTCTCGGAGCCGAAGGCCAGTATCTGGAAACCTGTCTGGCCTACATGAATCCCTTGTTCGCCTGCTGCGCCACCATCCTGTTCATCTATCTGTTCAATGCCGTGCTTCAGTCCCGTGGCGACACCAGGAGCTTTCGCAACATGCTGATTCTCGGCGCATTGCTCAACGTGGCGCTGGACCCGTGGTTCATTCACGGCGGGTTCGGACTCCCGGCCATGGGCATTGCGGGCGTGGCATGGTCCACGGTGCTCATTCAGGCCGTGGGCTGCGTGTATCTCGGGATCAAGGCGCGTCGCACCGGGCTGCTGTGCACGAACAGGGGCCGCAACCTGATTCCCCATCCCCGGCTCTATGCCGAGATTGCGCGACAGGGCTTTCCGGCCAGCCTGAATTTCATCACCATGGCGCTGGGCGTGATCGTGATTCTCCGCTTCATCAGCGATTTCGGGGCCGAGGCTTCGGCCGCCTACGGCGTGGCAACGCGCATCGAGCAGATCGTGCTCCTGCCCACCATCGGCCTGAACGTGGCCGCCCTGACCATCACGGCCCAGAATTTCGGGGCCTGCCACATGGAACGCGTGCGCGAGCTGTTTTTCACCAATCTCAAGTACGGGGCGTGGCTGCTACTGCCCTGTGCCCTGCCCGTGTTCCTGCTGGCCGAACCGCTCATGGCCACGTTCACGGACAGTGCCCGGGTCACGGCCATCGGCGCGCAATACCTGCGCATCGCCGCGTTCGTGCTCTATGCCTACGTGATCATTTTCGTGTCCACATCCGCGTTGCAGGGCATGAAGCGGCCCATGTTCGCCATCTGGATGGGCGTGTCCCGCCAGATCATTGCGCCGGGCCTGCTTTTCTACTTCTTTACCAAGGTGCTGGGATTCGGCCTGCTGGCCGTGTGGTGGTCCATTGCCATCGTGGTCTGGGCTTCGGCTTTCGTGGCCTTCTGGTACGCGCGTCGCACCTTTTACCGCATCGAATGCGGCGAGGATTTCTAG
- a CDS encoding NAD(P)H-dependent glycerol-3-phosphate dehydrogenase, whose protein sequence is MKISVLGAGAWGTALADMLARKGTETVLWGRDARTVESVNRYHENTSRLPGVSLCPDLRAESDPEVSLSGSDVILCAIPTQHMRRALESFREFLPQNPVLVCASKGIELESLAPMSRVVAEALDGLHPRYAMLSGPSFAAEVARGLPTSVSLGCEDHALGHRLQAELSADRFRVYFTPDFRGVELGGAVKNVIAIAAGIADGLDFGHDARAALITRGLSEMSRLGQAMGAQQSTFMGLSGMGDLVLTCTGDLSRNRQVGLKLGRGMSLSQAVDEMGAVAEGVKTTRSLYELAKKLDVELPITEQAYRILYKDKDPARAVMDLMGRSLKDE, encoded by the coding sequence ATGAAAATCAGCGTGCTGGGCGCAGGGGCATGGGGCACCGCCCTTGCCGACATGCTGGCCCGCAAGGGCACGGAAACCGTGCTCTGGGGCCGCGATGCCCGAACCGTGGAAAGCGTGAATCGCTACCATGAAAACACGTCCCGGCTGCCGGGCGTTTCGCTCTGTCCGGATCTGCGGGCCGAGTCCGATCCCGAGGTCTCCCTGAGTGGGAGCGACGTGATACTGTGCGCGATTCCGACCCAGCACATGCGTCGTGCGTTGGAGTCGTTCCGCGAATTTCTGCCCCAGAACCCCGTGCTGGTGTGCGCCAGCAAGGGTATCGAGCTGGAATCCCTTGCCCCCATGTCCCGTGTGGTGGCCGAGGCTCTGGACGGCCTGCATCCGCGTTATGCCATGCTGTCCGGTCCGTCCTTTGCCGCCGAAGTGGCGCGCGGTTTGCCCACGTCGGTTTCCCTTGGCTGCGAGGATCACGCACTTGGGCATCGGCTTCAGGCCGAGTTGTCCGCAGATCGTTTCCGCGTGTATTTCACTCCGGATTTTCGGGGCGTGGAACTGGGCGGGGCAGTCAAGAACGTCATTGCCATTGCCGCAGGGATTGCCGACGGTCTGGACTTCGGGCACGACGCCCGGGCTGCGCTCATCACGCGCGGCTTGTCCGAGATGAGCCGTCTTGGTCAGGCCATGGGCGCGCAGCAGTCCACGTTCATGGGCCTTTCCGGCATGGGCGACCTTGTCCTGACCTGCACCGGCGACCTGTCCCGCAACCGGCAGGTGGGGCTGAAGCTCGGGCGCGGCATGTCCCTTTCGCAGGCCGTGGACGAGATGGGAGCCGTGGCCGAGGGCGTGAAAACCACCCGGTCCCTGTACGAACTCGCGAAAAAGCTGGATGTGGAATTGCCCATTACCGAGCAGGCGTATAGGATATTGTACAAGGACAAGGACCCGGCCCGTGCCGTCATGGACCTCATGGGTCGCAGCCTCAAGGACGAGTAA